In a genomic window of Syntrophales bacterium:
- a CDS encoding sigma 54-interacting transcriptional regulator → MSRILVVDDDESVRKLLTVVLGKEGFDVTCADNGLTGLDAFRKTSPDIVIMDIRMPEMDGLKALEEIGKLRRGAAVILMTAYAAVETAVQAMKLGAFDYVIKPFDIDEVLLLIERALQMRQMRNDINLLHRELLQSYRLDRILTDNARMKELCLTITRIAGSNASVLITGESGSGKELVASAIHYNSKRRNGPFVKINCGAIPEGLLESELFGHEKGAFTGAIARRRGRFEQAGGGTIFLDEIADISPNLQVKLLRVLQEREFERIGSNETIRTDVRIIVATNRDLEGMVRAGTFRQDLYYRVNVVSLHVPPLRERPEDVRLLADHFLQRFASENSRDIDGFDEDAYRILINYAWPGNVRELANAVESAVIMSTGGMILSEDLPRHVLGGERRNAEADADIAEELSEATATQRPLKEMVKEFERQAILQALERNRENRVRTARELGISRRSLLYKIQEYGI, encoded by the coding sequence ATGAGCCGGATCCTGGTTGTCGATGACGATGAAAGCGTGCGCAAACTCCTGACCGTGGTCCTGGGAAAGGAGGGGTTCGACGTCACCTGTGCGGACAACGGCCTGACGGGGCTCGATGCGTTCCGCAAGACCTCCCCGGACATCGTCATCATGGACATCCGCATGCCCGAGATGGACGGCCTCAAAGCGCTGGAAGAGATCGGAAAATTGCGCAGGGGCGCCGCAGTGATCCTGATGACGGCTTACGCCGCAGTGGAGACGGCCGTGCAGGCGATGAAGCTGGGGGCCTTCGATTACGTCATCAAGCCCTTCGACATTGACGAGGTCCTGCTCCTGATTGAGCGGGCGCTCCAGATGCGGCAGATGCGCAACGATATCAATCTGCTGCATCGAGAGCTCCTCCAGAGCTACCGCCTGGACCGCATCCTGACGGACAATGCCCGGATGAAGGAGCTCTGCCTGACGATCACCCGCATCGCCGGAAGCAACGCCAGCGTACTGATCACCGGGGAAAGCGGTTCAGGAAAAGAACTGGTCGCGTCGGCGATCCACTACAACAGCAAGCGCAGGAACGGGCCGTTCGTCAAGATCAACTGCGGAGCCATTCCGGAAGGCCTCCTGGAGAGCGAGTTATTCGGCCATGAAAAAGGGGCTTTCACCGGCGCCATTGCCCGCCGCCGGGGACGGTTCGAACAGGCCGGCGGCGGGACGATCTTCCTGGACGAAATCGCCGACATCAGCCCGAATCTGCAGGTGAAACTGTTGCGCGTCCTGCAGGAGCGGGAATTCGAGCGGATCGGCTCCAACGAGACCATCCGGACGGATGTCCGCATCATCGTCGCCACCAACCGGGACCTGGAGGGAATGGTCCGGGCCGGCACGTTCCGGCAGGACCTGTACTACCGGGTCAACGTGGTGAGCCTTCACGTTCCGCCGCTACGCGAACGTCCCGAGGACGTTCGCCTCCTGGCGGATCATTTCCTGCAGCGCTTCGCGTCCGAAAACAGCCGCGATATCGATGGATTTGACGAGGATGCCTACCGCATCCTGATCAACTATGCATGGCCCGGCAACGTTCGGGAGCTGGCCAACGCCGTGGAGAGTGCCGTCATCATGAGCACCGGCGGCATGATCCTCTCCGAGGACCTGCCGAGGCATGTCCTGGGCGGCGAGCGCAGAAACGCAGAGGCGGATGCGGATATCGCCGAGGAACTGTCCGAGGCCACGGCAACCCAGCGTCCGCTGAAGGAAATGGTCAAGGAATTCGAGCGGCAGGCGATTCTGCAAGCCCTCGAGCGCAACCGGGAAAACCGGGTTCGGACAGCCCGGGAACTGGGTATCAGCCGTCGGTCGCTTCTCTACAAGATCCAGGAATACGGCATCTGA
- a CDS encoding SRPBCC domain-containing protein: MFSHQLQSETNINTSPDRVWEVLMDFAAYPEWNPFIRSIRGVPRKGESLEVFIQTGGAGGMTFRPHVLVAEPGRELRWRGRLLLPGLFDGTHSFEIRPVADGKVVFRQSESFSGLLVPFLTSRLDRDTRKGFEEMNRALKARAEAADAPDGVSEEAHHLDHIPKV, translated from the coding sequence ATGTTCAGCCATCAACTGCAGTCGGAAACAAACATCAACACCTCGCCGGACCGGGTCTGGGAAGTCCTCATGGATTTCGCCGCCTATCCGGAGTGGAATCCGTTCATCCGTTCCATCCGCGGTGTTCCGCGGAAAGGGGAGAGTCTTGAGGTGTTCATACAGACCGGCGGAGCCGGGGGCATGACCTTCCGTCCCCATGTGCTCGTGGCGGAACCCGGACGGGAACTCAGGTGGCGGGGCCGGCTTCTGCTGCCCGGCCTGTTCGACGGCACCCACAGCTTCGAGATCCGGCCGGTTGCCGACGGGAAGGTTGTTTTCCGGCAGAGTGAATCGTTCAGCGGGCTCCTGGTGCCTTTCCTCACGAGCCGGCTTGACCGGGACACACGAAAAGGCTTCGAAGAGATGAACCGGGCGCTGAAAGCCCGGGCCGAGGCTGCGGATGCTCCGGACGGAGTCTCCGAAGAGGCGCATCATCTTGACCATATTCCGAAAGTCTGA
- a CDS encoding response regulator, giving the protein MEESKKKKILLVDDEEEILNLLKEALESAGYEVWMAFDAEDALEILKTQSIMVMFLDLKLPGMSGLELCKMIRVNNQIGIINALTGYSNFFGLLECRAAGFDDFFTKPVSLRVILKAAEEAFEKLERWNFEQYDL; this is encoded by the coding sequence ATGGAGGAATCGAAAAAGAAGAAGATCCTGCTCGTGGACGACGAGGAGGAGATTCTGAATCTCTTGAAAGAGGCCCTGGAATCAGCGGGCTATGAAGTCTGGATGGCCTTCGATGCGGAAGACGCGCTGGAAATTCTCAAGACCCAGAGCATCATGGTCATGTTCCTGGATCTCAAGCTGCCGGGGATGAGCGGGCTGGAGCTCTGCAAGATGATCCGCGTAAACAACCAGATCGGGATCATCAACGCCCTGACGGGATACAGCAACTTCTTCGGCCTCCTGGAGTGCCGGGCCGCCGGTTTCGACGATTTCTTCACGAAGCCCGTTTCCCTCAGGGTGATCCTCAAGGCGGCGGAAGAGGCCTTCGAGAAACTCGAACGGTGGAACTTCGAACAATATGATCTGTAA
- a CDS encoding nitroreductase family protein: MRKIWISAVMCLLVAGSAYAGEAAKMKDTFSVIHSRKSVRTFTGAEVGKGNLETILKAGMAAPTAVNMQPWSFVVVTDRKTLDGLAAGLPYAKMLTRAGAAIIVCTETAKAYDKMKEFAIIDASLAGENILLAVEALGLGGVWTAAYPYDDRMGHVRKTLGIPPEVIPLNVIAIGVPAPGGEKAKDKFKREKIHWETW; the protein is encoded by the coding sequence ATGAGGAAAATCTGGATCAGCGCCGTGATGTGCCTGCTGGTGGCGGGCTCAGCGTACGCCGGGGAGGCTGCGAAGATGAAAGACACCTTTTCTGTCATCCATTCCAGGAAGAGCGTCAGGACGTTTACCGGAGCGGAGGTGGGCAAAGGCAATCTGGAGACGATTCTCAAGGCGGGCATGGCGGCGCCCACGGCGGTCAACATGCAGCCGTGGTCGTTTGTGGTGGTGACCGATCGAAAAACGCTGGACGGCCTGGCGGCGGGGCTTCCCTATGCCAAGATGCTGACCCGGGCGGGGGCGGCCATCATTGTCTGCACGGAGACCGCCAAAGCATACGATAAGATGAAGGAATTTGCGATCATCGATGCATCGCTGGCCGGCGAGAACATCCTGCTGGCCGTCGAGGCGCTCGGGCTCGGAGGCGTCTGGACGGCGGCCTATCCGTATGACGACAGGATGGGGCATGTGCGAAAGACCCTCGGCATCCCGCCGGAGGTCATTCCCCTGAACGTCATCGCCATCGGCGTTCCCGCCCCCGGCGGCGAGAAGGCGAAAGACAAGTTCAAGAGAGAGAAGATACACTGGGAAACATGGTGA
- a CDS encoding adenylate/guanylate cyclase domain-containing protein, giving the protein MPVEFENPTLYQELLEMLAGQVHRDLLRKYPDELWKVRYDDLPYESLNDEQKLLVRSAARENLDELLNAGVRIEVPRTPESNLQEERYRVETLLKQGEPILAYDSVRRALADFPDDVLLRQLQALALIRTGGPAEALGILRQLMREGNRDQGTLAPMARALRDLAERTTDTKTRLQCLERSFELYEEAYRSNRGMWSGIHAAWLALELGRADRAIELATRIGLDTREVLKQTGQEGKDTFWLRAIDGVASILQGAFHRGFETFGKLAELGQGRIGDTAEVRHIAGSILALLCQDQAPLEQIMPLPRVVVFAGHMIDFADRKEPRFPPSLVETVEEEIRRCVSGLRVAAGFSSAACGAPILFHEAVLAAGGETHVVLPYGRDEFFSDSVAIRNDMDWKDRYDRVLEKARRVIATSNQRLDEGSVVFRYANRLLLGLAMIRAKQLRCELLPLVLWDGRSSSAAGSVDRTMKEWKQLGHSVKVIDLGKLRGGAIEVRRESRRARASTRLPAGLTTQTMIMLFADVVHFSKLEERQMPNFVAHFLDSVGRIEKEIGIRTAAKNTWGDGLFIVFRNAGDAIRYSRTLLDRVKRTDWAALGLPAGVNLRVALHAGPVYVGRDPVTGRRTCYGTHVNSAARIEPITPPGKIYVSQAVAALVTAMRLEDCACEYVGQMPLAKNFGVFPMYVLQTEATAAEDTECSCSGPEGPGSS; this is encoded by the coding sequence ATGCCTGTCGAATTCGAAAACCCCACCCTTTACCAGGAGCTCCTGGAGATGCTCGCGGGACAGGTCCACAGGGACCTGCTGCGGAAATATCCCGATGAGCTCTGGAAGGTTCGCTACGACGACCTGCCTTATGAATCGCTCAACGACGAGCAGAAGCTCCTGGTTCGCTCCGCGGCAAGGGAGAACCTGGATGAGCTTCTCAACGCCGGGGTGCGGATCGAGGTCCCCCGAACGCCGGAATCGAACCTCCAGGAAGAGCGTTACCGGGTAGAGACGCTCCTCAAGCAGGGAGAGCCGATTCTTGCCTATGATTCCGTCCGGCGCGCCCTGGCCGATTTCCCGGACGACGTCCTCCTGCGCCAGCTCCAGGCACTGGCCCTGATTCGAACCGGCGGACCCGCGGAGGCCCTGGGCATCCTGCGACAGCTCATGCGGGAGGGAAACCGGGACCAGGGGACTCTGGCGCCGATGGCCCGGGCCTTGCGCGATCTCGCAGAGCGCACCACGGACACGAAAACCCGGCTGCAATGCCTGGAGCGCTCCTTCGAGCTCTACGAGGAGGCCTACCGGTCCAATCGGGGCATGTGGAGCGGCATTCATGCGGCCTGGCTGGCCCTGGAACTCGGCCGGGCGGATCGGGCCATCGAGTTGGCGACGCGGATCGGGTTGGACACACGCGAGGTCCTGAAACAAACGGGGCAGGAAGGGAAGGACACCTTCTGGCTGCGGGCGATCGACGGCGTCGCCTCGATTCTCCAGGGAGCGTTCCACAGGGGATTCGAGACATTCGGGAAGCTGGCGGAGCTGGGACAGGGGCGCATCGGCGACACGGCCGAGGTGAGGCACATCGCCGGGAGCATCCTTGCGCTGCTCTGCCAAGACCAGGCTCCGCTGGAGCAGATCATGCCTCTGCCAAGGGTCGTTGTCTTCGCCGGGCACATGATCGACTTCGCAGATCGGAAGGAACCCCGCTTTCCGCCGTCTCTCGTGGAGACCGTGGAGGAGGAGATCCGGCGTTGCGTTTCCGGCCTGCGCGTGGCGGCGGGTTTTTCGTCCGCCGCCTGCGGCGCGCCCATCCTGTTCCACGAGGCGGTTCTGGCCGCGGGCGGCGAAACACACGTGGTGCTGCCGTACGGCCGCGACGAATTCTTCTCCGACAGCGTTGCGATCCGGAACGACATGGACTGGAAAGACCGGTACGACCGCGTCCTGGAGAAGGCAAGGCGCGTCATCGCCACGAGCAACCAGCGCCTTGACGAGGGGAGCGTCGTGTTCCGCTATGCCAATCGCCTGCTCCTCGGCCTGGCCATGATCCGGGCGAAACAGCTTCGCTGCGAGCTCCTGCCACTGGTGCTCTGGGACGGCCGGTCCAGTTCGGCCGCGGGAAGTGTGGACCGGACGATGAAAGAGTGGAAGCAGCTCGGCCACTCGGTGAAGGTCATCGATCTCGGGAAACTGCGCGGGGGCGCAATTGAGGTCCGCCGTGAATCGCGGCGCGCCCGAGCCTCCACGAGGCTTCCCGCTGGGCTGACCACACAGACCATGATCATGCTGTTTGCCGACGTCGTTCACTTCAGCAAGCTCGAGGAGCGGCAGATGCCCAATTTTGTCGCCCATTTCCTGGATTCCGTCGGGAGAATAGAAAAGGAGATCGGCATTCGGACCGCCGCGAAAAACACCTGGGGAGACGGGCTGTTCATTGTCTTCCGGAACGCCGGCGACGCAATCCGGTACAGCCGGACTCTTCTGGATCGCGTGAAAAGGACGGACTGGGCCGCCCTCGGCCTGCCCGCCGGCGTCAATCTTCGTGTCGCCCTGCACGCCGGTCCGGTTTATGTAGGGCGGGATCCCGTGACGGGCCGCCGGACCTGCTACGGAACACACGTCAACAGTGCCGCCCGGATCGAGCCCATCACTCCGCCGGGGAAGATCTACGTCAGCCAGGCCGTCGCCGCCCTTGTTACGGCAATGCGTCTGGAAGACTGTGCCTGCGAGTACGTGGGACAGATGCCACTGGCAAAGAATTTCGGCGTGTTTCCGATGTACGTGCTCCAGACGGAGGCAACCGCCGCGGAAGACACGGAATGTTCATGCTCCGGGCCGGAAGGGCCCGGTTCATCATAA
- a CDS encoding TIGR00366 family protein — protein MSKKPNNNNEETFLSRFTEGFAQWAFRWVPDALVFALILTVIVFFAGWGLTSHGPGQLVGDWMKGFWILLTFAMQMCLLMITGFIVGDSKYIKAGLLKMVDIPKTKTQTILFYSIFMCVLMWFHWGIGLMAAIIMGRAIAVKKRGLGIHYPFIAAISYVTALMSNGPSQAAQLLMATPGNFMEKVAGVIPLSQSTFNIKLLITNLVLLITIPIILMAIAPKKEHAVEVDDATAAIFVPPPDPPVDKKNLPPAERLDRSFVLPILIGAAGVFGCAKLFGVKGIAALDLNTLNFLLLMVGFILHGNSKSFIESVQRGTATVYGVIIQFPLYAGIFGMISFSGLAEVITRFFIDISTPTTFTWIVFIYTGIVDFFVPSAGSKFVIEAPYILPAAKNLGVAYGDVLNAYTAGSLWVNMIQPFWALPILGAFRLKFKDILPYTFIGWLWMFIVMSLSLFILPQIF, from the coding sequence ATGAGTAAAAAACCAAACAACAACAACGAAGAGACATTTCTATCCCGGTTCACCGAGGGATTCGCGCAGTGGGCCTTCCGGTGGGTACCCGACGCCCTGGTCTTCGCCCTGATCCTGACGGTGATCGTCTTCTTCGCCGGCTGGGGCCTAACTAGCCATGGTCCCGGCCAGCTCGTCGGCGACTGGATGAAGGGGTTCTGGATCCTCCTCACCTTCGCCATGCAGATGTGCCTCCTGATGATCACGGGCTTCATCGTCGGCGACTCCAAGTACATCAAGGCCGGCCTCCTGAAAATGGTGGACATCCCCAAGACCAAGACCCAGACGATTCTGTTCTACTCCATCTTCATGTGCGTTCTCATGTGGTTCCACTGGGGCATCGGCCTGATGGCCGCCATCATCATGGGGCGGGCCATCGCCGTCAAGAAGCGGGGCCTGGGGATCCACTATCCCTTCATCGCCGCGATCTCCTACGTCACCGCCCTGATGTCGAACGGACCCTCCCAGGCGGCCCAGCTCCTGATGGCCACGCCGGGCAACTTCATGGAAAAGGTCGCCGGCGTCATTCCGCTCAGCCAGTCGACGTTCAACATCAAGCTGCTCATAACAAACCTGGTGCTTCTCATCACCATCCCGATCATCCTGATGGCCATCGCACCGAAAAAAGAGCACGCCGTGGAGGTCGACGACGCCACGGCAGCGATCTTTGTACCGCCGCCCGATCCCCCGGTGGACAAGAAAAACCTTCCGCCGGCGGAACGGCTGGACCGGTCCTTCGTCCTGCCGATCCTGATCGGCGCCGCCGGCGTGTTCGGGTGCGCCAAGCTGTTCGGGGTGAAGGGAATCGCCGCCCTGGATCTCAACACGCTGAACTTCCTTCTGCTGATGGTCGGTTTCATCCTCCACGGCAACTCCAAAAGCTTCATCGAGTCGGTCCAGCGCGGAACGGCCACGGTTTACGGCGTCATCATCCAGTTCCCCCTCTATGCGGGCATCTTCGGCATGATCAGCTTCTCCGGCCTGGCCGAGGTCATCACAAGGTTCTTCATCGACATCTCGACGCCCACGACCTTCACCTGGATCGTCTTCATCTACACGGGCATCGTGGACTTCTTCGTTCCCTCGGCGGGCTCCAAGTTCGTCATCGAGGCCCCCTACATCCTGCCCGCCGCGAAAAACCTCGGCGTCGCTTATGGAGACGTCCTGAACGCCTACACCGCCGGCAGCCTCTGGGTGAACATGATCCAGCCCTTCTGGGCGCTGCCCATCCTGGGCGCTTTCCGGCTCAAGTTCAAGGACATCCTCCCCTACACCTTCATCGGCTGGCTCTGGATGTTCATCGTCATGTCCCTGTCGCTGTTCATCCTGCCGCAGATTTTCTAA
- a CDS encoding phospholipase D-like domain-containing protein: protein MKPRWIMPLVAFCLLLAASAAQAETVKAISSADVFFSPRGGLSATVIKEIDKARSEVILHAHSFPSYEIAKALADARERGVKVTALLDRSQMREKDTTAFVLEKAGIRVYIDSDHTVANNNVMLIDRETVITGSFNFTKEAEEKNAENMLVVRSSKLAALYLNNFDRHMAHSMIFKH, encoded by the coding sequence ATGAAACCAAGATGGATCATGCCACTCGTGGCCTTCTGCCTCCTGCTGGCCGCGTCTGCGGCACAGGCTGAGACGGTCAAAGCCATCTCCTCCGCCGATGTTTTCTTCTCGCCCCGGGGCGGCCTCTCCGCTACGGTCATCAAGGAGATCGACAAGGCCAGGTCCGAAGTCATCCTGCACGCCCATTCCTTCCCGTCCTATGAGATCGCCAAGGCCCTGGCGGATGCCCGGGAGCGGGGGGTCAAGGTCACGGCGCTCCTGGACCGGAGCCAGATGAGAGAAAAGGATACGACGGCCTTCGTGCTGGAAAAAGCGGGCATCAGGGTTTACATCGACAGCGATCACACCGTGGCCAACAACAACGTGATGCTTATCGACAGGGAGACGGTGATCACCGGATCCTTCAATTTCACGAAAGAAGCGGAGGAGAAGAACGCCGAGAACATGCTGGTCGTCCGCTCTTCGAAACTGGCGGCGCTTTACCTGAACAACTTCGACCGGCACATGGCGCATTCGATGATTTTCAAGCATTGA
- the atoS gene encoding two-component system sensor histidine kinase AtoS encodes MLKFRFPAGLLPQTLRGRLFLVLAVAISIPIISTGYVLERKGREALLEEKTAKLFGITKILDSYLGEGFDAILRGYRGDPNDRMAQVRFLNERLRDFTDRIAEANPGVGVGYYGKEINAAITYGPSREYGNKVGEILPADHPGWQVMAKGLPSVETGSMARGHIMNAMWPIIRNGQVKGYIWANEFTAAVEEQALAMDRAVIVVMSFGLVLSLALSFLMAQRLTRDVGIIKFGLNRMKLDLRKPVRSLKGEMGEISDAVNEMARALIDARSLNENILWSIAEGVITVDVSGIITSINPAGQQIMGLNPEEVVGRPYESLLDQDAGFTSYLLNTLRNGNEYVSVDLDVPLQDRTVHVSSSTSLLRDGSGKVIGAVAIFKDISETMQLKKQVLRADRLAALGELIAGIAHDIRNPLTSIRGFVQYLQKSGDPEEVKEYAPLIIRQVDGLNRTIGELLKFAKPAPPHFEPVQLNDLIGGEIMRLVRNRAAKQSIEIDLRLAQDLPMIRADAEQLKQVLLNLLINSGQAMASGGRIVIRTAVETPGKVTVSVADDGCGIPPEHIEKIFDPFFSTKPAGTGLGLAVVNRIIHEHNGTIVMKSEPGKGTTVTIQLPGMLADIGEMPEA; translated from the coding sequence ATGCTAAAATTCAGATTTCCCGCCGGATTGCTGCCGCAGACCCTGCGGGGACGGCTGTTCCTCGTCCTGGCGGTCGCCATCAGCATTCCCATCATATCGACGGGCTATGTCCTGGAGCGAAAGGGCCGCGAGGCCCTGCTGGAAGAGAAAACGGCGAAGCTCTTCGGCATCACGAAAATCCTCGACAGCTACCTGGGGGAGGGGTTCGACGCAATCCTGAGAGGATACCGAGGCGATCCAAACGACCGGATGGCGCAGGTCCGTTTCCTGAACGAGCGCCTGCGGGATTTCACCGACCGGATCGCCGAGGCGAATCCAGGTGTCGGCGTTGGCTATTACGGGAAAGAGATCAACGCCGCCATCACCTATGGCCCCAGCCGGGAATACGGAAACAAGGTGGGCGAAATCCTTCCCGCGGACCACCCGGGGTGGCAGGTGATGGCAAAGGGGCTTCCCTCGGTCGAGACAGGATCGATGGCACGCGGCCACATCATGAACGCCATGTGGCCCATCATCCGGAACGGGCAGGTGAAGGGCTACATCTGGGCCAACGAGTTCACCGCGGCCGTCGAGGAGCAGGCCCTGGCCATGGATCGGGCGGTGATCGTCGTGATGTCCTTCGGACTGGTCCTGAGTCTGGCCCTGAGCTTTCTGATGGCCCAGAGGCTAACCCGGGACGTGGGCATCATCAAGTTCGGCCTGAACCGGATGAAACTGGACCTGAGGAAGCCCGTCCGGTCCCTGAAAGGAGAGATGGGCGAGATCAGCGATGCCGTGAACGAGATGGCCAGAGCCCTCATCGACGCCCGTTCGCTGAACGAGAACATCCTCTGGAGCATCGCAGAAGGGGTCATCACGGTGGATGTCAGCGGCATCATCACGTCCATCAATCCCGCCGGGCAGCAGATCATGGGCCTCAACCCGGAGGAGGTCGTCGGCCGCCCCTACGAATCGCTCCTCGACCAGGATGCGGGCTTCACGAGCTACCTCCTGAACACGCTCCGGAACGGCAATGAATACGTGAGCGTGGACCTCGACGTCCCCCTCCAGGACAGGACCGTCCATGTGAGCAGCAGCACCAGCCTCCTCAGGGACGGCAGCGGCAAAGTCATCGGTGCCGTGGCGATCTTCAAGGACATCAGCGAAACCATGCAGCTTAAGAAGCAGGTCCTGCGAGCCGACCGCCTGGCGGCCCTGGGAGAGCTGATCGCGGGCATCGCCCACGATATCCGGAACCCGTTGACGTCCATCCGGGGATTCGTGCAGTACCTCCAGAAAAGCGGGGATCCGGAGGAGGTCAAGGAGTATGCTCCCCTCATCATCCGCCAGGTGGACGGCCTGAACCGGACCATCGGCGAGCTCCTGAAGTTCGCCAAGCCGGCCCCCCCCCATTTCGAGCCCGTGCAGCTCAACGACCTGATCGGAGGGGAAATCATGCGCCTGGTCCGGAACCGGGCCGCGAAACAGAGCATCGAGATCGATCTAAGGCTGGCTCAGGACCTTCCCATGATCCGGGCCGACGCGGAGCAGCTCAAGCAGGTCCTGCTGAACCTCTTGATCAACTCCGGCCAGGCCATGGCATCGGGAGGCAGGATCGTCATCCGGACTGCAGTGGAGACCCCCGGGAAGGTGACCGTTTCCGTCGCCGATGACGGATGCGGAATTCCACCGGAGCATATCGAGAAGATCTTCGATCCTTTTTTTTCGACGAAACCGGCAGGGACCGGCCTGGGTCTTGCAGTAGTCAATCGCATCATCCATGAGCACAACGGCACGATTGTGATGAAGAGCGAACCGGGGAAGGGGACGACCGTGACGATCCAGCTACCCGGAATGCTTGCTGATATTGGGGAGATGCCGGAAGCATGA
- a CDS encoding GDSL-type esterase/lipase family protein: protein MKNSTIGSGEAGKHRGKRFLSSLLAFLLSLAILEIGGFLIWRISISPVTKANVQALCRSGADQIQMLPNTFWHHEFNPRHPAYAGQVNSMGTKGGEFQLPKPQGELRIVCLGDSTVEGTGVKPDETFPHYLETILQKWMNPGSGYRSVNVINAGIGSHNSAFNLSYLAFRLIHYNPDIVVIKSAYNDYLPYSVPGMGYDYTHVFPNPYHRVQPSAFWTAARYSHFLKLVGSVVFREEVAIPFRDFSGHITIEQFQNMDFSANEDRFFVYGENMRSMILLCKGRGIGVILVDLPTSPDPAHFGKDRTFGPRFKNLVARLETELRRIAGEERIAVVATGPFRAEDFWDHCHCTAGGNRKVAEAVAEAVAASLPGGRAGASGKGIPKEASNNQNQEGLR from the coding sequence ATGAAGAACTCGACAATCGGCAGCGGCGAGGCGGGAAAACATCGAGGAAAGCGGTTTCTCTCTTCCCTGCTGGCCTTCCTGCTGTCGCTGGCCATATTGGAAATCGGGGGATTCCTGATCTGGCGGATCTCCATATCGCCCGTGACCAAAGCAAACGTGCAGGCCCTTTGCCGTTCGGGAGCCGATCAGATCCAGATGCTTCCGAACACCTTCTGGCATCATGAATTCAATCCCCGCCATCCGGCATACGCGGGACAGGTCAATTCAATGGGTACCAAGGGCGGGGAATTCCAGCTTCCCAAGCCCCAGGGCGAACTCCGGATCGTCTGCCTGGGCGACAGCACCGTGGAAGGGACAGGAGTTAAACCGGACGAGACCTTTCCGCACTACCTGGAGACGATCCTTCAGAAATGGATGAATCCCGGCTCCGGGTACAGGAGCGTCAACGTGATCAACGCCGGAATCGGCTCGCACAATTCGGCGTTCAACCTTTCCTACCTCGCGTTTCGCCTGATCCACTACAACCCCGACATCGTCGTCATCAAGAGTGCTTACAACGACTACCTGCCCTACAGCGTTCCCGGCATGGGGTACGATTACACGCATGTCTTTCCCAATCCCTATCATCGTGTGCAGCCCTCCGCGTTCTGGACCGCGGCCCGATACAGCCATTTTCTGAAGCTGGTGGGGTCGGTCGTCTTCCGCGAGGAGGTTGCCATCCCGTTTCGCGATTTCTCGGGACACATCACCATCGAACAGTTCCAGAACATGGATTTTTCCGCCAATGAGGACCGTTTCTTCGTGTACGGGGAGAACATGCGGTCCATGATCCTGCTCTGCAAGGGGCGAGGCATCGGCGTCATCCTGGTTGATCTGCCCACATCGCCCGACCCTGCTCATTTCGGGAAGGACAGGACGTTCGGTCCGCGTTTCAAGAATCTCGTCGCCCGGCTGGAGACGGAATTGAGGCGGATTGCCGGGGAGGAGCGGATTGCGGTCGTCGCTACGGGACCTTTCAGGGCGGAAGACTTCTGGGATCACTGCCATTGCACGGCCGGCGGGAACCGGAAGGTGGCGGAAGCGGTCGCTGAAGCGGTCGCAGCCTCGCTCCCGGGAGGACGGGCCGGGGCGTCCGGAAAGGGCATTCCAAAAGAAGCATCGAACAATCAGAATCAGGAGGGATTGCGATGA